The following are from one region of the Gossypium hirsutum isolate 1008001.06 chromosome D03, Gossypium_hirsutum_v2.1, whole genome shotgun sequence genome:
- the LOC107950305 gene encoding uncharacterized protein isoform X2, whose protein sequence is MMAIEKSNSKVSPFDSEFSPGSREMTVSSDEDELQRPSSAVDSDDEFDDDADSGAGSDDFDLLELGETGAEFCQVGNSTCLVPFELYDLPGLEDILSLDVWNECLSDEERFSLTKFLPDMDQDTFMRTLIDIFNGNNLHFGSPIKSLFDMLKGGLCEPRVALYREGMNFFRKRQHYYHLRKHQNTMVVNLIQMRDAWLNCRGYSIEERLRVLNIMRSQNSLMYEKLEDKDSASSDGEDLVDGFWSKRVKDWKAPQKSGRYSGFGVEPVLEFASRGQLMDLEPSKYRKQNPKGKLKTGTLPREKYESAALRARDWMRLDDAEDPMFGTGIQRNQNALDDSIMGKSGSLRARKKYNLLRGEELATDSFMASPLSSKHAFLSYGRNRNANASKPPNMRTSYNFPKKSKRFKNDPLFAAGDQIKSIKGRIPSLPLQGSRVDLSERTELFWQNENQGEDFSVDLSVRPDDWNIKHKKWKTLRESPDLSFKSYKASSPLMSDQFLKSDSRKKTSQEKIRGNYLQNGGAVMALSKGSRAFIKNEETESDSSEQFDDEKESNPLMRGKLAYTSGIVENPRLSSLNSGLDSKKTKSSKKYTMKDGWPLDGMNRYFKKSFEENVHVAGVESYYSERKQKGKMHESSPLPNSGSRVFDEVGGKQVSKLVKNGHLRGEPGDRLRRSSLRAYPTEKRQNGELAYDHFITQSNYQHDYLDEEDGSPVALSLADEFNLGRTGKKRQNTEAYDRCEKSEASLLGSNKVTKKKKGKRYMEDVNGRGEDGNVQPNPQQQTDDSPFVKKKGKRKLEVDTVTSDMEPSEPHGADLGTTDLEMETKPQKKPFTLITPTIHTGFSFSIIHLLSAVRMAMITPFPEDSLEVGKPREEQNGKQQGDLNGVLSCDNTVTNSSDHLVQPSVPFLTVHDIVHRVAVNPGDPCILETEEPLQDLVRGVLKIFSSKTAPLGAKGWKVLVAYEKSTKSWSWVGPAMHSSNNVETAEEVISPEAWGLPHKMLVKLVDSFANWLKNGQETLQQIGSLPAPPLELMQVNLDEKERFRDLKAQKSLNTISSSSEEVRAYFRREELLRYSIPDRAFSYTAADGKKSIVAPLRRCGGKPTSKARDHFMLKRDRPPHVTILCLVRDAAARLPGSIGTRADVCTLIRDSQYVVEEVSDAQVNQIVSGALDRLHYERDPCVQFDGERKLWVYLHREREEEDFEDDGTSSTKKWKRPKKDTAEQSDQVAVTVAFHDTGDQSGFELGSELNVEHSCIDNDKKMEMECCDRQNAEDNADSSHESEQCTTQQDHPMTLEPPDLNPVQDGELQCQENSTNEDIDDIDDGREKPVEHLDASLL, encoded by the exons ATGATGGCGATTGAGAAGAGTAATTCCAAAGTTTCACCCTTTGATTCGGAGTTTTCGCCTGGTAGTAGAGAGATGACTGTGTCAAGTGATGAGGACGAGCTTCAACGTCCAAGCTCAGCCGTTGATTCTGATGATGAATTTGACGATGATGCTGATTCAGGAGCAGGTTCGGATGACTTTGATTTGTTGGAATTAGGTGAAACCGGGGCTGAATTTTGCCAAGTCGGGAACTCGACCTGTTTGGTTCCTTTTGAGTTATATGATCTTCCTGGATTGGAAGATATTTTGTCTCTTGATGTGTGGAATGAATGTTTAAGTGATGAAGAGAGGTTTAGCCTTACTAAGTTTTTACCTGATATGGATCAGGATACCTTTATGCGGACCTTGATCGACATTTTTAATGGTAATAATCTTCACTTTGGGAGTCCTATTAAGAGTTTGTTTGATATGTTGAAAGGAGGGTTGTGTGAGCCGAGGGTTGCACTTTATCGGGAGGGCATGAATTTCTTTCGGAAGCGGCAGCATTACTATCATCTGAGGAAGCATCAGAATACTATGGTTGTCAATCTTATTCAAATGAGGGATGCTTGGCTTAATTGTAGGGGATACAGTATTGAGGAGCGGCTTCGTGTTTTGAATATTATGAGAAGTCAAAATAGTTTGATGTATGAGAAGTTGGAAGATAAGGATTCTGCATCCTCTGATGGAGAGGATTTGGTTGATGGTTTTTGGAGCAAAAGAGTTAAGGACTGGAAAGCTCCACAGAAATCAGGTCGCTACTCTGGCTTTGGGGTTGAACCAGTTTTAGAGTTTGCATCGCGAGGACAGCTGATGGATTTGGAACCATCAAAATACAGGAAGCAGAATCCAAAAGGCAAACTGAAGACAG GAACACTTCCTCGAGAGAAATATGAGTCTGCAGCACTCAGGGCAAGGGATTGGATGAGGTTAGATGATGCTGAAGACCCAATGTTTGGAACAGGTATTCAGCGAAACCAAAATGCTCTCGATGATAGCATCATGGGCAAATCTGGTTCTTTGAGAGCAAGGAAGAAGTACAATCTTTTAAGAGGGGAAGAATTAGCCACTGATAGTTTCATGGCTTCGCCTTTGTCTTCAAAGCATGCTTTCCTTTCCTATGGTAGGAATAGGAATGCGAACGCTTCAAAGCCTCCTAATATGAGAACATCTTATAATTTTCCCAAAAAGTCCAAGCGTTTCAAAAACGACCCACTATTTGCAGCCGGAGATCAAATAAAGTCTATAAAAGGCCGAATTCCTTCACTGCCATTGCAAGGGAGTCGAGTTGACTTATCTGAGCGCACTGAACTGTTTTGGCAAAATGAAAACCAAGGAGAAGATTTCTCTGTGGATTTGTCTGTTAGACCTGATGATTGGAATATTAAGCACAAGAAATGGAAAACACTGCGGGAGTCTCCTGATCTCAGTTTTAAATCTTATAAAGCTTCCTCACCACTGATGAGTGACCAATTCTTGAAATCTGACAGTAGAAAGAAAACATCGCAGGAGAAGATTAGAGGGAACTATTTGCAAAATGGAGGAGCAGTTATGGCCCTTTCAAAAGGTAGTAGAGCATTTATTAAAAACGAAGAAACAGAATCTGACTCATCTGAGCAATTTGATGATGAGAAGGAGAGCAACCCTCTAATGAGAGGCAAGTTGGCATACACCAGTGGCATCGTAGAAAATCCTCGCCTGTCTTCATTGAATTCTGGCCTTGATTCTAAGAAGACCAAATCTTCAAAGAAATATACTATGAAGGATGGATGGCCTCTTGATGGAATGAACCGCTACTtcaaaaagagctttgaggaaaatGTGCACGTGGCCGGAGTAGAAAGCTACTATTCGGAAAGAAAACAGAAGGGTAAGATGCATGAAAGCAGTCCCTTGCCTAACTCTGGTTCTAGAGTTTTCGATGAGGTTGGTGGGAAACAAGTTTCCAAGTTGGTCAAGAATGGCCATTTACGAGGGGAACCTGGTGACAGGTTACGTAGGTCCTCATTGAGGGCCTACCCTACTGAGAAAAGGCAGAACGGTGAACTTGCCTATGATCATTTTATTACTCAGTCAAATTATCAGCATGATTATCTTGATGAGGAGGATGGTTCACCTGTGGCACTATCATTGGCAGATGAATTTAACCTGGGTAGAACTGGGAAGAAAAGACAGAACACTGAAGCATATGATCGCTGTGAGAAGTCTGAAGCTTCGTTGCTAGGGAGCAACAAAGTgacaaagaagaagaaagggaagAGGTACATGGAAGATGTCAACGGAAGAGGTGAAGATGGCAACGTGCAGCCTAACCCCCAGCAGCAAACTGATGATTCTCCTTTCgtgaagaaaaagggaaaacgGAAATTGGAGGTTGATACAGTTACTTCAGATATGGAACCTTCTGAGCCTCATGGTGCAGATCTGGGAACCACAGATTTGGAGATGGAAACCAAACCACAGAAAAAGCCATTTACTTTGATTACCCCTACCATTCATACTGGATTCTCATTCTCAATTATACATCTTCTTTCTGCAGTTCGTATGGCAATGATTACTCCATTTCCTGAAGATTCCTTAGAGGTTGGTAAACCTAGAGAGGAGCAGAATGGAAAGCAGCAAGGTGATCTGAATGGGGTTCTCTCATGTGACAACACAGTTACCAACAGTTCAGACCATCTTGTGCAACCAAGTGTGCCTTTTCTTACCGTTCATGATATTGTTCATCGCGTGGCAGTAAATcctggagatccgtgtatccttGAGACAGAAGAGCCGCTTCAAGATTTAGTTCGGGGAGTTCTGAAGATTTTCTCATCAAAAACAGCACCTTTGGGAGCAAAAGGTTGGAAGGTACTTGTTGCCTATGAGAAGTCCACAAAAAGCTGGTCTTGGGTTGGCCCTGCTATGCATAGCTCAAACAATGTTGAGACTGCTGAGGAGGTGATATCACCCGAAGCCTGGGGTCTTCCTCACAAAATGCTTGTCAAGTTGGTTGATTCTTTTGCAAATTGGCTAAAAAATGGTCAAGAGACTCTCCAACAAATAGGAAGTCTTCCTGCACCTCCGCTTGAACTGATGCAAGTCAACTTAGATGAGAAAGAAAGGTTCAGAGACCTAAAAGCTCAGAAAAGCCTTAACACCATTAGCTCAAGTTCTGAAGAAGTGAGAGCTTATTTCCGTAGGGAGGAGCTTCTTAGGTATTCTATTCCTGACAGGGCCTTCTCTTACACAGCTGCTGATGGAAAAAAGTCTATAGTTGCTCCCTTGAGAAGATGTGGAGGTAAGCCAACTTCAAAGGCTCGAGACCATTTTATGCTGAAACGTGATCGGCCACCGCATGTTACAATTCTTTGTCTTGTGAGAGATGCTGCTGCCAGGTTGCCCGGAAGTATTGGCACACGTGCAGATGTTTGTACTTTGATAAGAGACTCTCAGTACGTCGTCGAAGAAGTTTCTGATGCACAAGTAAACCAGATTGTTAGTGGAGCCTTAGACCGCTTGCACTATGAACGTGATCCTTGTGTACAGTTTGATGGAGAGAGGAAATTGTGGGTTTATTTGCAtagagaaagagaagaagaagatttTGAGGATGATGGAACTTCATCTACTAAGAAATGGAAGAGGCCGAAAAAGGATACTGCTGAGCAATCCGATCAAGTAGCTGTAACGGTGGCTTTTCATGACACTGGGGATCAGTCGGGATTTGAATTAGGCTCTGAGCTTAATGTTGAACATTCATGCATTGACAATGATAAAAAGATGGAGATGGAGTGTTGTGATAGACAAAATGCGGAGGATAATGCTGACTCTAGTCATGAGTCTGAGCAATGTACCACTCAGCAGGATCATCCAATGACATTGGAGCCTCCTGACCTAAATCCTGTGCAAGATGGCGAATTACAATGTCAAGAAAATTCCACTAATGAAGATATTGATGATATTGATGATGGTAGAGAAAAACCAGTTGAACACCTCGATGCAAGCTTATTATGA
- the LOC107950305 gene encoding uncharacterized protein isoform X1, which translates to MMAIEKSNSKVSPFDSEFSPGSREMTVSSDEDELQRPSSAVDSDDEFDDDADSGAGSDDFDLLELGETGAEFCQVGNSTCLVPFELYDLPGLEDILSLDVWNECLSDEERFSLTKFLPDMDQDTFMRTLIDIFNGNNLHFGSPIKSLFDMLKGGLCEPRVALYREGMNFFRKRQHYYHLRKHQNTMVVNLIQMRDAWLNCRGYSIEERLRVLNIMRSQNSLMYEKLEDKDSASSDGEDLVDGFWSKRVKDWKAPQKSGRYSGFGVEPVLEFASRGQLMDLEPSKYRKQNPKGKLKTGESKLPFAREFGSRFSPDLDMNSEPYGLPGTLPREKYESAALRARDWMRLDDAEDPMFGTGIQRNQNALDDSIMGKSGSLRARKKYNLLRGEELATDSFMASPLSSKHAFLSYGRNRNANASKPPNMRTSYNFPKKSKRFKNDPLFAAGDQIKSIKGRIPSLPLQGSRVDLSERTELFWQNENQGEDFSVDLSVRPDDWNIKHKKWKTLRESPDLSFKSYKASSPLMSDQFLKSDSRKKTSQEKIRGNYLQNGGAVMALSKGSRAFIKNEETESDSSEQFDDEKESNPLMRGKLAYTSGIVENPRLSSLNSGLDSKKTKSSKKYTMKDGWPLDGMNRYFKKSFEENVHVAGVESYYSERKQKGKMHESSPLPNSGSRVFDEVGGKQVSKLVKNGHLRGEPGDRLRRSSLRAYPTEKRQNGELAYDHFITQSNYQHDYLDEEDGSPVALSLADEFNLGRTGKKRQNTEAYDRCEKSEASLLGSNKVTKKKKGKRYMEDVNGRGEDGNVQPNPQQQTDDSPFVKKKGKRKLEVDTVTSDMEPSEPHGADLGTTDLEMETKPQKKPFTLITPTIHTGFSFSIIHLLSAVRMAMITPFPEDSLEVGKPREEQNGKQQGDLNGVLSCDNTVTNSSDHLVQPSVPFLTVHDIVHRVAVNPGDPCILETEEPLQDLVRGVLKIFSSKTAPLGAKGWKVLVAYEKSTKSWSWVGPAMHSSNNVETAEEVISPEAWGLPHKMLVKLVDSFANWLKNGQETLQQIGSLPAPPLELMQVNLDEKERFRDLKAQKSLNTISSSSEEVRAYFRREELLRYSIPDRAFSYTAADGKKSIVAPLRRCGGKPTSKARDHFMLKRDRPPHVTILCLVRDAAARLPGSIGTRADVCTLIRDSQYVVEEVSDAQVNQIVSGALDRLHYERDPCVQFDGERKLWVYLHREREEEDFEDDGTSSTKKWKRPKKDTAEQSDQVAVTVAFHDTGDQSGFELGSELNVEHSCIDNDKKMEMECCDRQNAEDNADSSHESEQCTTQQDHPMTLEPPDLNPVQDGELQCQENSTNEDIDDIDDGREKPVEHLDASLL; encoded by the coding sequence ATGATGGCGATTGAGAAGAGTAATTCCAAAGTTTCACCCTTTGATTCGGAGTTTTCGCCTGGTAGTAGAGAGATGACTGTGTCAAGTGATGAGGACGAGCTTCAACGTCCAAGCTCAGCCGTTGATTCTGATGATGAATTTGACGATGATGCTGATTCAGGAGCAGGTTCGGATGACTTTGATTTGTTGGAATTAGGTGAAACCGGGGCTGAATTTTGCCAAGTCGGGAACTCGACCTGTTTGGTTCCTTTTGAGTTATATGATCTTCCTGGATTGGAAGATATTTTGTCTCTTGATGTGTGGAATGAATGTTTAAGTGATGAAGAGAGGTTTAGCCTTACTAAGTTTTTACCTGATATGGATCAGGATACCTTTATGCGGACCTTGATCGACATTTTTAATGGTAATAATCTTCACTTTGGGAGTCCTATTAAGAGTTTGTTTGATATGTTGAAAGGAGGGTTGTGTGAGCCGAGGGTTGCACTTTATCGGGAGGGCATGAATTTCTTTCGGAAGCGGCAGCATTACTATCATCTGAGGAAGCATCAGAATACTATGGTTGTCAATCTTATTCAAATGAGGGATGCTTGGCTTAATTGTAGGGGATACAGTATTGAGGAGCGGCTTCGTGTTTTGAATATTATGAGAAGTCAAAATAGTTTGATGTATGAGAAGTTGGAAGATAAGGATTCTGCATCCTCTGATGGAGAGGATTTGGTTGATGGTTTTTGGAGCAAAAGAGTTAAGGACTGGAAAGCTCCACAGAAATCAGGTCGCTACTCTGGCTTTGGGGTTGAACCAGTTTTAGAGTTTGCATCGCGAGGACAGCTGATGGATTTGGAACCATCAAAATACAGGAAGCAGAATCCAAAAGGCAAACTGAAGACAGGTGAGTCAAAACTTCCTTTTGCAAGAGAGTTTGGCAGCCGCTTTTCCCCTGATTTAGATATGAATTCTGAGCCATATGGTTTGCCAGGAACACTTCCTCGAGAGAAATATGAGTCTGCAGCACTCAGGGCAAGGGATTGGATGAGGTTAGATGATGCTGAAGACCCAATGTTTGGAACAGGTATTCAGCGAAACCAAAATGCTCTCGATGATAGCATCATGGGCAAATCTGGTTCTTTGAGAGCAAGGAAGAAGTACAATCTTTTAAGAGGGGAAGAATTAGCCACTGATAGTTTCATGGCTTCGCCTTTGTCTTCAAAGCATGCTTTCCTTTCCTATGGTAGGAATAGGAATGCGAACGCTTCAAAGCCTCCTAATATGAGAACATCTTATAATTTTCCCAAAAAGTCCAAGCGTTTCAAAAACGACCCACTATTTGCAGCCGGAGATCAAATAAAGTCTATAAAAGGCCGAATTCCTTCACTGCCATTGCAAGGGAGTCGAGTTGACTTATCTGAGCGCACTGAACTGTTTTGGCAAAATGAAAACCAAGGAGAAGATTTCTCTGTGGATTTGTCTGTTAGACCTGATGATTGGAATATTAAGCACAAGAAATGGAAAACACTGCGGGAGTCTCCTGATCTCAGTTTTAAATCTTATAAAGCTTCCTCACCACTGATGAGTGACCAATTCTTGAAATCTGACAGTAGAAAGAAAACATCGCAGGAGAAGATTAGAGGGAACTATTTGCAAAATGGAGGAGCAGTTATGGCCCTTTCAAAAGGTAGTAGAGCATTTATTAAAAACGAAGAAACAGAATCTGACTCATCTGAGCAATTTGATGATGAGAAGGAGAGCAACCCTCTAATGAGAGGCAAGTTGGCATACACCAGTGGCATCGTAGAAAATCCTCGCCTGTCTTCATTGAATTCTGGCCTTGATTCTAAGAAGACCAAATCTTCAAAGAAATATACTATGAAGGATGGATGGCCTCTTGATGGAATGAACCGCTACTtcaaaaagagctttgaggaaaatGTGCACGTGGCCGGAGTAGAAAGCTACTATTCGGAAAGAAAACAGAAGGGTAAGATGCATGAAAGCAGTCCCTTGCCTAACTCTGGTTCTAGAGTTTTCGATGAGGTTGGTGGGAAACAAGTTTCCAAGTTGGTCAAGAATGGCCATTTACGAGGGGAACCTGGTGACAGGTTACGTAGGTCCTCATTGAGGGCCTACCCTACTGAGAAAAGGCAGAACGGTGAACTTGCCTATGATCATTTTATTACTCAGTCAAATTATCAGCATGATTATCTTGATGAGGAGGATGGTTCACCTGTGGCACTATCATTGGCAGATGAATTTAACCTGGGTAGAACTGGGAAGAAAAGACAGAACACTGAAGCATATGATCGCTGTGAGAAGTCTGAAGCTTCGTTGCTAGGGAGCAACAAAGTgacaaagaagaagaaagggaagAGGTACATGGAAGATGTCAACGGAAGAGGTGAAGATGGCAACGTGCAGCCTAACCCCCAGCAGCAAACTGATGATTCTCCTTTCgtgaagaaaaagggaaaacgGAAATTGGAGGTTGATACAGTTACTTCAGATATGGAACCTTCTGAGCCTCATGGTGCAGATCTGGGAACCACAGATTTGGAGATGGAAACCAAACCACAGAAAAAGCCATTTACTTTGATTACCCCTACCATTCATACTGGATTCTCATTCTCAATTATACATCTTCTTTCTGCAGTTCGTATGGCAATGATTACTCCATTTCCTGAAGATTCCTTAGAGGTTGGTAAACCTAGAGAGGAGCAGAATGGAAAGCAGCAAGGTGATCTGAATGGGGTTCTCTCATGTGACAACACAGTTACCAACAGTTCAGACCATCTTGTGCAACCAAGTGTGCCTTTTCTTACCGTTCATGATATTGTTCATCGCGTGGCAGTAAATcctggagatccgtgtatccttGAGACAGAAGAGCCGCTTCAAGATTTAGTTCGGGGAGTTCTGAAGATTTTCTCATCAAAAACAGCACCTTTGGGAGCAAAAGGTTGGAAGGTACTTGTTGCCTATGAGAAGTCCACAAAAAGCTGGTCTTGGGTTGGCCCTGCTATGCATAGCTCAAACAATGTTGAGACTGCTGAGGAGGTGATATCACCCGAAGCCTGGGGTCTTCCTCACAAAATGCTTGTCAAGTTGGTTGATTCTTTTGCAAATTGGCTAAAAAATGGTCAAGAGACTCTCCAACAAATAGGAAGTCTTCCTGCACCTCCGCTTGAACTGATGCAAGTCAACTTAGATGAGAAAGAAAGGTTCAGAGACCTAAAAGCTCAGAAAAGCCTTAACACCATTAGCTCAAGTTCTGAAGAAGTGAGAGCTTATTTCCGTAGGGAGGAGCTTCTTAGGTATTCTATTCCTGACAGGGCCTTCTCTTACACAGCTGCTGATGGAAAAAAGTCTATAGTTGCTCCCTTGAGAAGATGTGGAGGTAAGCCAACTTCAAAGGCTCGAGACCATTTTATGCTGAAACGTGATCGGCCACCGCATGTTACAATTCTTTGTCTTGTGAGAGATGCTGCTGCCAGGTTGCCCGGAAGTATTGGCACACGTGCAGATGTTTGTACTTTGATAAGAGACTCTCAGTACGTCGTCGAAGAAGTTTCTGATGCACAAGTAAACCAGATTGTTAGTGGAGCCTTAGACCGCTTGCACTATGAACGTGATCCTTGTGTACAGTTTGATGGAGAGAGGAAATTGTGGGTTTATTTGCAtagagaaagagaagaagaagatttTGAGGATGATGGAACTTCATCTACTAAGAAATGGAAGAGGCCGAAAAAGGATACTGCTGAGCAATCCGATCAAGTAGCTGTAACGGTGGCTTTTCATGACACTGGGGATCAGTCGGGATTTGAATTAGGCTCTGAGCTTAATGTTGAACATTCATGCATTGACAATGATAAAAAGATGGAGATGGAGTGTTGTGATAGACAAAATGCGGAGGATAATGCTGACTCTAGTCATGAGTCTGAGCAATGTACCACTCAGCAGGATCATCCAATGACATTGGAGCCTCCTGACCTAAATCCTGTGCAAGATGGCGAATTACAATGTCAAGAAAATTCCACTAATGAAGATATTGATGATATTGATGATGGTAGAGAAAAACCAGTTGAACACCTCGATGCAAGCTTATTATGA